GCGATTAATTTTTTCATACAGCCCCTTGTAAAGGATTTCATTGATTAAAGTACTTTTTCCAGATCCTGAAACACCAGTAATGCACGTGAAAACCCCTAGTGGTATCTCAACATCGATATTTTGCAAATTATTTTCTTTGGCACCGTATATAGTGATATTATTTCCATTAGAATTTCTTCTAGATGAAGGCAATGAAATGAATTCTCTTCGAGAAAGATAGCTGCCGGTTATGGAATCAGGATTTTCCATAATTTCTTGGGGTGTTCCACTGGCCACAAGATGGCCACCGTGTTCACCAGCCCCCGGCCCAATATCTACCACATAATCTGCAGATAATATAGTTTCTTCATCGTGTTCAACTACAATAAGCGTATTTCCAATATCTCTCAGTCTTTTAAGGGTTTCAATTAGCCTTACATTGTCTCTCTGGTGCAGCCCAATGCTTGGTTCATCAAGGATGTATAAAACACCCACCAACCCAGAACCAATTTGGGTCGCTAAGCGTATTCTCTGGGCCTCCCCACCAGATAGAGTACCGGAAGATCTTTCTAAAGTAATATAATCCAATCCCACATCGACTAAAAACTTTAATCTTTCATTGATCTCTTTTAAAACTTCTTTAGCGATGAAATTTTCTCTTTCTGTGAGTTTTAAATTCTTGAAAAATTCTTTTGACTCTTTAATGGGCATCTTCACAACTTCAAAGATAGATTTACCACCTACCGTTACAGAACGGCTTTCTGGTCTCAACCGACTTCCGTCACATACCGGACATTTATGATCACTCATAAACTGCCCCATGTAACTTCTCATATAATTGGATTTAGTTTCCATATATATACGTTCCATCCGTCGAATAACACCTTCAAATTTTCTCTTAACACGGTATGATCTATTTTTTCTTTTAAATGCAAATTCTATACGTTCAGACGAACCATATAAAATTGCTTTCCGGTATTCTGGATCCAATTCCTTAAAGGGGACATCCATACTAAAACCAAAGTGATCCGCAACCGCTTGCAGCATCTGTTGATAATAGTTATCCTTGTTTTTTGATTTACTCCATGGAACAACAGCTCCCTCATTTAGGGATAATTCTTCATGAGGAACCACTAGGTCTGGATCAATTTCCAGTTTGCTTCCCAAACCATTACATTCTGGGCATGCTCCATGAGGATTATTGAATGAAAACATCCTTGGGCTGATTTCTTCAAAGTTTATGCCGCACTCTACACACGCAAAGTGTTCACTATATATTTTTTCATGGTTATCTTTACCAGACCCATAAACGATAATAAGTATTCCCTCTCCTAATTCCAGAGCCGTTTCTACAGAATCTGCAAGTCTCCTCTGGAAATCAATATCTGATCTGATTACCAATCTATCCACAACGACTTCGATAGAGTGTTTTTTATTTTTATCAAGATCAAAATCTTCTTCTAAATCATGTATTCCACCATCAACCCTCACTCTCACAAAGCCTTTAGTCCTTAGATTTTCAAAGACCTTGAGATGTTCTCCTTTTCTATCTTTTACTACAGGGGCTAAAACTTGAATTTTCGTTCCCTCTCCATTTAAAAGAATATTTTCCACTATTTGGGTAGATGTTTGCTGTGAAATCTCTTTACCACAATTATAACAGTGCGGAGTACCAATTCTAGCAAATAAAAGTCTTAAATAATCATATATTTCAGTTATAGTTCCCACAGTAGATCGGGGATTCACCTTAGTTGTTTTTTGATCAATGGATATAGCTGGAGATAATCCTTCAATATAATCTATCTCTGGTTTTTTCATTTGTCCTAAAAATTGTCTAGCATAAGCAGATAATGATTCAACATATCTTCTCTGGCCTTCGGCATAAATGGTATCAAATGCCAGTGACGATTTTCCAGATCCACTGATCCCCGTAATCACCACTAATTCATCACGGGGAATATTAATGTCAATATTCTGTAAATTGTGCTCTCTAGCCCCTTTAAGGACTATTTTTCCTTTTTTATTCATAATTTCAGCACTCATTAAATTATAACTCCTTATTGTGAATTAATAAAATTAGATTAATTAAGAAATTTTCATCATATTACTTTGATACACCTTTTAGTACCATTAGTTTATCCCTTATTTTTGCAGCCTGTTCAAAATCAAGATCGGCTGCTGCTTTTTGCATATCTTTTTCTAAATCTTTTATTAAAAGCCTTAACTCATCTTTCGGTACTTTCTTAATATCACTGATATCTCCAAGATCCACTTTTTCCTTTTCTTTTTTCTCTTTAAGGGTACGTATTACACTGCGAGGAGTGATATTATTCTTCTCATTGTACTCAATTTGTAGTTTTCTACGGTGATTGGTAATATCCACTGCCGATTTTACAGATTCAGTCAGTTCGTCGGCATAAATCAATACCTGACCTTCGACATTTCGAGCCGCACGACCTATAGTTTGTATTAATGAGGTTTTTGATCTTAGAAATCCTTCTTTATCTGCATCTAAAATAGCTACCAGAGAAACTTCTGGAAGATCTAATCCCTCTCTTAAGAGGTTTACTCCCACCAGGCAATCAAATTCTCCTCGTCTTAAATCATCAATAATTTCAATTCTCTCTAAAGTATCAATTTCTGAGTGGAGATATCTAACTTTTATACCTATTTTAGCATAATAATCTGTAAGGTCTTCAGCCATACGCTTGGTTAATGTTGTTACCAGTATTCTCTGGTTTTTTTCCACCCTCTTTCTAACTTCAGATAATAAATCATCAACCTGTCCCTTAACCGGGCGTACAATTACTTCAGGATCCACTAAACCTGTCGGTCTGATAATCTGTTCCACTACATTCAAGCTGCGTTCTAATTCATACTGGGCAGGAGTTGCGGAAACATAGACTACTTGATCAACTATATTTTCAAATTCATGGAATTGTAAGGGTCTATTTTCCATTGCTGAAGGTAATCTGAAACCATAATCCACTAAAGTTTCCTTACGAGCTCGATCACCATTGTACATCCCCCTAATTTGAGGTACAGTTACATGTGACTCGTCAATTATGGTTAAAAAATTATCAGGAAAATATTTTAATAAAGTATATGGTGTTTCTCCCCACTTACGCCCACTAAGATGGAGAGAATAATTTTCAATTCCAGGACAATAACCCATTTCTTTAAGCATTTCCAGATCAAAACGTGTTCTTTGTTCTAAACGCTGGGCTTCTACTAATTTATTTTGAGATCTTAAGATGATTAATCTCTCTTCCAGTTCTTTTTCAATATCTTTTAATGCTTCTTTAACTTTTTCTTCTGCAATTACAAAGTGTTTTGCGGGAAATATAGTTGTACGTTCTAATTCCTGAACTTTCTTACCTCTTAATGGATCAATTAATGAAATGGCTTCAATCTCATCCCCAAATAATTCAATTCGCAGGGGGGTGGTACCGTGAACTGGATTAATTTCAATTACATCCCCTCTTACACGAAACTGGCCTCTGTTAAAATCTATATCTCCTCTTTCATACTGCATATGAATTAAACGGGAGAGTATTTCTTCCCGATCCATACTATCCCCTATTTGTAGGGAAAGAATAAACTCACCGTAGTCTTCTGGAGATCCTATACCATATATACATGAAACACTGGATACCACAATGACATCGTCTCTTGATAATAAAGATTGTGTGGTTGAATGGCGCATACGATCTATTTCTTCGTTAATAGACGCCTCTTTGTCTATAAATGTATCAGTTCTAGGAACATAAGCTTCGGGTTGGTAGTAGTCATAATAACTCACAAAATATTCTACGGCATTGTTTGGAAAAACTTCTTTAAATTCTTCATACAGCTGCGCAGCTAAAGTTTTATTATGCGAAATAACAAGAGTAGGTTTTTGAACCTTTTCAATTACATTAGCCATGGTAAAAGTTTTACCAGACCCGGTGACACCTAAAAGAGTCTGGTGTTGAAAACCTTTATTGATGCCATCTACCAGAGATTTTATTGCTTTTGGCTGATCACCAAGCGGTTTATAATCTGATACTATTTCAAATTTATTCATTTATTAATCCTCAAAAAAAGTGCGGTTTTTTTGTAATTTAAGATTCATTTTAAAACCATAAAATACAATCCCCTTTTTATTTGTTTGATTTTGTTGATTTTATTTATTTTAGATTTACGAAACAATAAGTGAAAAACTTAAATAATAATATATAATTTAAGAAAAACAATGATAAAATTTATATTAAATATGGTTGTAGTTTAATCCTTAAAAAGCTTTCCACACTATTACAACATCCCATTAAATTATTACAAATATCCCTTTTATTTAGTTATTAAGACTTAATATAAAGTAATGTAAGAAAAGAATATTCATTTTGTGGTAGAGAGCAAAAGAAAAGAAAAGAAATCATCTAAATTAAGCTAAATCAAAATATAAAAATCAATACAACTATAATTAAATTGACCATTAAATCTATAAAATTATAAGTAGAGGTAAAAAGTTGTCCACACGTGTCAATAATCCTGATGATCTTCCAAATAAGCCCGGCGTATATATAATGAAAGATAAACAGGACAATATTATTTATGTAGGTAAATCTATTTCTCTTAAAAAAAGAGTAAAGTCTTATTTTAAAGAATATCATGACACACCCAAGACTACAGTTATGATGGGGCAGTTCAATAGCCTGGAATACATAATAACCGATACTGAAAAAGAAGCCCTTATTTTAGAAGCTAATCTTATAAAAAAACACCGGCCCCGATATAATATTCGTTTAAAAGATGATAAAAGATATCCGTACGTTAAAATAACAAATGAAGATTTTCCCAGAATATTAATTACTAGACACATCTCAAATGACAGTGCTCATTATTTTGGACCATTCACTGATGCAACATCCGTTAGAAAAACTGTTAGATTTGTTAAATCACTTTTTAAAATTCGAAATTGTAAAAGAATGGAAGGACCATGTTTAAACAGTCAAATAGATCTCTGTCATGCGCCCTGCGATAATAAAATATCAAAAGCAGAATATCAGAAATTAATTGAGAATATCGATCTATTTTTCCAAGGTAAATATGGTGAAGTTATGGAAACCCTTCTAAGTGAAATGAATGAAGCCGCAGCAGAGCATAATTTTGAAAGAGCAGCAGTTACTAGAGATCAGATAAATTCAATCAAAGAGATAATGGAACACCAAAATGTTGCTTTTACAGATAACCTAGATCAGGATGTTATTGCAGGTTCTATTGATAAAAGTACCGCTTGTATTGTGGTTTTTTCAGTTCGAGAAGGAAAAATCGTTGGTAAAGACGATTTCCTGATGGCAGGATTTGAAAAATCGTCCCCTAAAGAAATATTGTCTGCTTTCATTAAGCAGTACTATGCAAATCCACGATATGTGCCTGGTGAAATCCTTTTACAGGATAATATTCATGATCAGCAACTGGTAGAAGAATGGTTATCTGATATAAAAGGTTCTAGTGTAGAAATTACAGTTCCCACCGACGGTGTAAAATTTAGACTGGTGAGAATGGTAACAAAAAACGCAGATATTATTCGGAACCAGAAAAAACAGATCAAAAATGCTTTAATTGATTTGAAAAAGTATTTAAAGCTCCCTACTATCCCCCATATAATTGAAGGTTTTGATGTTTCAAATATTTCTGGAAAATCAGCAGTGGGTTCAATGGTCACATTTCATGAAGCTTTACCAAAGAAAGGGAAGTATAGACGTTATAATTTGAAAACTCCTGGACCGGATGATTACGGGATGATGCGTGAACTATTAAATCGAAGATATAAAAAATTAATTGATGAAAGTGATGAAATCCCCGATCTTATCCTAGTTGACGGTGGAAAAGGACAGTTGAATGTGGCTTGTGAAGTTTTAAAAGAATTGAATCTGGAAAAAATTCCAGTAATGGGGCTGGCTAAGGAATTTGAATATATTTTTATCCCTCAAATGGAAGAACCTATAATTCTACCCCCTAATTCTGAATCGTTATTCCTCCTGCAAAGGATTAGGGACGAAGCCCACCGGTTTGCAGTTTCATATCACCGCCAAGTCAGGTCAAAAAATATTGATCATTCTGAACTTGATGAAATTAAGGGTGTGGGACTCCAAAGGAAAATGAATCTTTTAAGACACTTTGGAGATCTAGATACAATAAAAAAAGCTACAAAAGACGAATTAATTCAAGTAAAAGGCATAACTAAAACCGTGGCACAATCAATATATAATCACTTTCATTAAAAATAATACTTAAAAAGCTAAAATAATGCCAAAACACAAAAACATCGTTTATTTTTATTAATATAAATAGTATTCAACACTGAATATAACCTTAATTTTGATAATATGAGTTTTTAACTTAAATAAGATTAGATTTCTAGTTTTTAGATATTATATAAGTAAAACTATTAATATTTGTAAAAATAAAATAGATTTAGAATATAATTTCAAAAGGTACAAATGCCTATACTATATATTATTTAAGGAAATAATCCCTATAAATAAAACCGAACAAGATTATATTATTAGAGATAATGTTATCCTGAGGGAATATAATGGCTGATACAAGTTTGCTGGTTGTAGAAGATGAAAGTATTGTGGCCATGGATATTAAGCATCGCGCAGAAGGGCTGGGATATAATGTATTAGGAATAGCCTCCTCAGGAGAAGAAGCTATTGAAAAGACTGAAAAAACCAGGCCTGATTTAATATTAATGGATATCGTCTTAAAAGGGAAAATGGATGGTGTTGAGGCAGCTCAAATAATAAGAGATAAATTTGATATTCCCGTTGTATATTTAACTGCATATTCCGATGAAAAAACATTGGGAAGAGCAAAACTTACAGGCCCATTTGGATATATTATAAAACCATTTGAGGACAGGGAACTTCACAGTGCAGTTGAAGTTGCTCTTTATAAACACAAAATGGATAGTAAACTTAAAGAAAGTGAAGAAAGATATCGGGCGTTATTTGAATCTTCACCAGACCCTATTCTTTTACTGGACACTGATGGTAAAATTAATTTCATGAATCATCGCGTTGAAACTCTTTTAGGAATACGCCGAAAAAAAGTTATCGGAAATTCTTTATTAACCCTATCTAAATGGGGATTTATTGATGAAGTTACTGTGAAAAAATACCTTGAATTAATTCCTATAATCCTCAGTGAAGGTAGAATAGATAGTTTTGAGATGAATATTATAGATAAAAATAAGGATTCTTTTTACTTTGAAACTTATTCTACATTACTAACTTCTGAAGAAAAAGGCTCAATTATTCAATTAATAGGCCACGATATAACTTCTAGAGTAGAAGCAGAAAAACAAAAAGTAGAATTAGTACGTGAAAAAGCACGAGTCGAATTATATGGATTTGTAGTGAGTGCTGTTCCCGTTTTTGCTTCATCTATTCCCCCTCAACTTAGAAATACAATAATAAAAAATTTTGCTGATCGCTTTGAACAGAATGTTAGACCTAATTTTTACAAAGAAATGGCTCGTATTGGTTTACTTAATCAGATTAAAGAAAATACTGAGGAAAATAAAACTGAAATATTTGATGCATATCTATCCTGGTTAAAAGAATTACTTTCCAACCTCGGTATTCAAACGAAAGTTAAAACCAATCATTCTAAATATAAACTGGAATTTATTACTTTTCCATGGATCGATGAGGCTCGAAAAAATCCCATATTCTCTCTCATATTTAGAGCTATGATTATTAGAAGCTTCACCTGGACTGGACTTAAAGGAAATGTCACTCAAACTTCAAGCCTGCTCGAAGGATCTAAAAACATTCAATTTGAATTCCATTTACCTCATTAACATTTACCCTTCAACAATATTTCCCCACATAATAAAATAAAAAGGAGGCGTGACTTTGTTAGAGAGGATAAAAACTGGAATAAATGGATTAGATAACTTAATGAGTGGTTTTCCAAAAGGAAGATCTGTTTTAATAACAGGAGACGCAGGTTCTGGAAAAACTATTTTTGGATTGCAATTTGCAATTAGTAGCTGTAAACAGGGCTATAAAACAGCGTACATTACCACTGAAGAGGATGATGAAGACTTAGAAAGGCAATGCAGATCATTTAATTGGGATACACAATCCCTAATTGACAAAGGAACTTTAAAATTCATCGAACTTGCGGGTCTGCGAGCCAAAGTAACTGAAGCAGAAATGAATATTGGTGTAGATGCTATAAAAGGAAACTTTGAAAAACTCATCCATGAAATTTCGCCAGATGTTAAAGTAGTGATAATTGATAGTATGGGCAGCCATACTGCAAAATTGACTCCCTATGAATTCAGAGACCGTTTTGATCTTTTAATTTATGAACTAAAACAAAAAGGCATTACATCCATGATAATATTAGATAGTGCTACTTCACGGGAATTCAATGAATTAGCTTTATTTTCTGTTTATGGTGCGATTAAACTATTAAAACGGGAAAACCCATATACTGGAAGGCGTGAAAGAGTAATGGATATTGTAAAAATGAGAAGTACAAAAACACCTATTGAATTTGTAGCCTATGAAATCAATGATAATGGTATAGAAACTGTTGATCAAATGGAAAGTGAAGAAGAAGATTTCTAAAAACAATAATATTTTTTATTAACTGAAAAAATATGCCAAAAAAGAAATTTTAGTGTTTAAATATACTAAATTAGCATCAGCTTTGATTTATATTTAAACAATAATTTTTTAAAGATTTTCCAATGCATTTACCAACAAATTAATGGTTTCTTCAATATCTTCCATACTGGCAATGCTTACTGTGGTATGGATATATCGAGTAGGGACTGAGACAACTCCCGAAGGAATACCTTCTCGGGTAAGGTGTATGGCAGTTGCATCGGTAGTTCCACCCTCACTAACTTCTAATTGAACTGGAATTTTGTTTTCTTCTGAAGCTGAAATTAACCATTCTTTAATTTTAGGATGAGTTATAATTCCCCTACCACTTGCATCAGTAAGGATAATTGCAGGTCCTTTTCCTATTTTAGCTGGAGCTTCATCTTCTTTCATTCCAGGATGATCGCCGGCAATGGTCACATCAAGGGCAAGTGCAATATCTGGATTAATCTTAAATGCAGAAGTTTTAGCCCCCTTAAGTCCGACTTCCTCTTGCACTGTACCTACGCCATAAATATTAGCTTTTGATTTTGCTCTTTTTAAAGTTTCTATCATGATCAAACAACCAATTCTATTATCCAGTGCTTTACCAGTGATTAACGAATTAGGTAGTTCTGTAAACTCATTTTTAAATATAACTGAATCCCCAACACTGACCATTTTACTGGCTTCTTCACGAGATGATGCACCTATATCAATAAACATGTCTTCATAGCTAGTTATTTTCTTCCTCTCAGCTGCTTTCATTCGGTGAGGTGGTTTGGATCCAATGACACCCAGAATCGGGCCTTTTTTTCCATAGACATATACAACCTGGTTTAATAGCATTTGATCATTAATTGCCCCTATTTTTGAGAATTTCATGAAACCTTTTTTATCAATATGCCTTACCATCAAACCAATTTCATCCATGTGGGCAGCTAGCATGACATTAGGATATTCAGGGTCTCCTTTTTTAAAAGCGATGATATTTCCAAGCCTATCTTGCTCTATTGTGTCAACATTGTCTTTTAATTCTTCAGTGATTAGTTTCCGAACTTCTTCTTCGAATCCAGATATACCTGGAACATCTGAAAGTTTTTTCATCAATTTTATCATTTATTACACCTTAGACTGATATTTAAACTTATAAAGTTATGAATAATTTATATTAACCTGAAAATTAATATAATATTCTTAAAAAATTAATTAAAGAGATTTAATTAAAATAAGGATCCCTACTACAATAATTAAAATTTGAGGCCAGGATTCAAGATACTGTAATGGTATAAGGCCCATGTTTATAGCGTACCATACAAATCCAATTACAATAAACGCCAATCCTATATAAATCCCGTAAACATTTCTTTTTTTCTTTTTTTCTTCCATTTCTCTTCTTGAAGTAGTCTCAGCATCAATATCAATATCTTCTTTCATGGAACTCCTCTCACCAATTATTTAATTAAAAACTAATAAAATGTCATGGAATTATCTATGTTTATTCTATTATTTATTATACTATATGAAAATTAAATATTTCTACTTTAAATAAAAATATCAGAGTACCATTATCACATCCCCATTTCAAGATGAAAAGCAGCATACTCTATCTAAAATTGAACATTAAAAATTTATATCTTTACAACCCATTTTTTTATATGATTCCAAAAGATCATCCTCGTTATCAATCACTATTACTAAGAGAAAAAATTGTCATTGCTCACCAAAATGGCATCCTTGCAGAGTCAGGAATGATTGCTCATGGGAGAGGAGAAGCATTTGATTATCTTATTGGGGAAAAAACAAGTGCCCCTGCAAAAAAAGCCATAAAAGCAGCTGCTGCAGCATTATTAGTTGCTGAAAATCCTGTTCTATCTGTTAATGGAAATACGGCAGCATTGGCATCCCGAAATATGGTGAATTTAGCCAAAACAATACCTGCTAAAATAGAAATAAATCTTTTTTATAGAACTCCAGAAAGAGTTGAAGCAGTAAAAAATGTTTTAGAAAAATCCGGAGCAGAAGAGATATTGGGTACTGAAGATGAAGATTTAAAACACGTGGATAATATAAAAAGTCCCAGATCAACTGCCAGTCCAGAGGGCATATTCACAGCAGATGTAGTTCTGGTACCGTTAGAAGATGGCGATCGTGCAGAAATACTAGTCAATAGTGGGAAAAAGATTATAACTATTGATTTAAATCCCCTCTCAAGGACAGCACAAAAATCATCCATAACTATTGTTGATAACATTGTAAGAGCCATTCCATTAATAAAAAAAGAGACTAAGAAACTTAAAAATGAAGACCCGCGTATTTTAAAGAAAATTATAAAAGAATTTGATAATAAAAAAAATCTTGATGAATCTTTAACTATAATTACACCTAAATAAAATAAAAAACTCAGTTATAATAAAGATTAACTAAAAAAATAAATTATTAAACGTTCTTTTAAATTTAATCTACCTTGAAATGAATTATATGAATTATTCATTCAGAATACACTTAATAATAATCATATTTAATAAATTAGACTATTATCTAAAATAAACAACAATATTAATATGCAATGATTACAATGATCTTAGAAGTGAAAAAATGAAAGTGATTGGAGTTTCAGGAATGCCCGGATCAGGAAAAGGCGTGGTCTCTCAGATTGCCCATAGAATGGGTATGCGAATCATTAGAATGGGGGATGTTATCCGGGATGAAGCTAAAAAAAGGAATGAAGATGTGGGTAAAACCGCTGTAACTTTAAGAAAAGAGTTTGGAGATTACATAGTTGCTGAAAAATGCGTTGAAAAAATCAAATTAGAACAGTCAAAAGCAGATAGTAATGTAATCTTCATGATCGAGGGAATTAGAAGTCCATATGAGTTAGATATTTTTAGAAATAATTTTAATGAATTCATAATTATCTCAGTATTTTCCAATCCAAAAACCAGATTTAAACGATTAAAGAGGAGAAAACGATCAGATGATTTTTCAGAATTCTCTGAATTTCAAAAGCGGGATAAAAGAGAGTTATGCTTTGGCATTGGTGAAGTGATTGCTACTTCTGATTACTTAATTGTTAACGAAGGCCCTCTGTGGCGCTTCAAAAACCAGGTAAAACGAATTCTTCGCCACCAAAACAAAAATGTGAATGATGAAACAATATAGTCAGGTGAATACTTATGGAATGCTTAGTCAATATTTCATCTAAAATTAATGCAACTGAAGATTCAGAAAAAGTTGTAAAATCAGTCCAGAATATATTCAATGGAGGGTCATTAAAAATTGATGAAAAAATGGTTTTATTACAGGGAGACTGCAGTCTACTTAAAAATTTTAAAGAAATTTTAGAAAATGAGAAAATAAGGGCC
The nucleotide sequence above comes from Methanobacterium alcaliphilum. Encoded proteins:
- the uvrA gene encoding excinuclease ABC subunit UvrA, coding for MNKKGKIVLKGAREHNLQNIDINIPRDELVVITGISGSGKSSLAFDTIYAEGQRRYVESLSAYARQFLGQMKKPEIDYIEGLSPAISIDQKTTKVNPRSTVGTITEIYDYLRLLFARIGTPHCYNCGKEISQQTSTQIVENILLNGEGTKIQVLAPVVKDRKGEHLKVFENLRTKGFVRVRVDGGIHDLEEDFDLDKNKKHSIEVVVDRLVIRSDIDFQRRLADSVETALELGEGILIIVYGSGKDNHEKIYSEHFACVECGINFEEISPRMFSFNNPHGACPECNGLGSKLEIDPDLVVPHEELSLNEGAVVPWSKSKNKDNYYQQMLQAVADHFGFSMDVPFKELDPEYRKAILYGSSERIEFAFKRKNRSYRVKRKFEGVIRRMERIYMETKSNYMRSYMGQFMSDHKCPVCDGSRLRPESRSVTVGGKSIFEVVKMPIKESKEFFKNLKLTERENFIAKEVLKEINERLKFLVDVGLDYITLERSSGTLSGGEAQRIRLATQIGSGLVGVLYILDEPSIGLHQRDNVRLIETLKRLRDIGNTLIVVEHDEETILSADYVVDIGPGAGEHGGHLVASGTPQEIMENPDSITGSYLSRREFISLPSSRRNSNGNNITIYGAKENNLQNIDVEIPLGVFTCITGVSGSGKSTLINEILYKGLYEKINRKHMNAGKHDKIEGVQHIDKIIIIDQSPIGRTPRSNPATYTGVFTHIRELLAETPESKKRGYKPGRFSFNVKGGRCEACTGDGIIKIEMHFLADVYVPCEVCKGKRYNDETLDIRYKAKNISEILDMTVEEALEFFENIPKIKKKLQTLDDVGLGYIRLGQSATTLSGGEAQRVKLAKELSRQSTGKTFYILDEPTTGLHFADIKRLLHVLGRLTDSGNSVVVIEHNLDVIKTADYIIDLGPEGGDGGGLVVATGTPEEIAESGTFTGDFLREILSENSTPLTRKLVSEVSDK
- the uvrB gene encoding excinuclease ABC subunit UvrB, producing the protein MNKFEIVSDYKPLGDQPKAIKSLVDGINKGFQHQTLLGVTGSGKTFTMANVIEKVQKPTLVISHNKTLAAQLYEEFKEVFPNNAVEYFVSYYDYYQPEAYVPRTDTFIDKEASINEEIDRMRHSTTQSLLSRDDVIVVSSVSCIYGIGSPEDYGEFILSLQIGDSMDREEILSRLIHMQYERGDIDFNRGQFRVRGDVIEINPVHGTTPLRIELFGDEIEAISLIDPLRGKKVQELERTTIFPAKHFVIAEEKVKEALKDIEKELEERLIILRSQNKLVEAQRLEQRTRFDLEMLKEMGYCPGIENYSLHLSGRKWGETPYTLLKYFPDNFLTIIDESHVTVPQIRGMYNGDRARKETLVDYGFRLPSAMENRPLQFHEFENIVDQVVYVSATPAQYELERSLNVVEQIIRPTGLVDPEVIVRPVKGQVDDLLSEVRKRVEKNQRILVTTLTKRMAEDLTDYYAKIGIKVRYLHSEIDTLERIEIIDDLRRGEFDCLVGVNLLREGLDLPEVSLVAILDADKEGFLRSKTSLIQTIGRAARNVEGQVLIYADELTESVKSAVDITNHRRKLQIEYNEKNNITPRSVIRTLKEKKEKEKVDLGDISDIKKVPKDELRLLIKDLEKDMQKAAADLDFEQAAKIRDKLMVLKGVSK
- the uvrC gene encoding excinuclease ABC subunit UvrC — translated: MSTRVNNPDDLPNKPGVYIMKDKQDNIIYVGKSISLKKRVKSYFKEYHDTPKTTVMMGQFNSLEYIITDTEKEALILEANLIKKHRPRYNIRLKDDKRYPYVKITNEDFPRILITRHISNDSAHYFGPFTDATSVRKTVRFVKSLFKIRNCKRMEGPCLNSQIDLCHAPCDNKISKAEYQKLIENIDLFFQGKYGEVMETLLSEMNEAAAEHNFERAAVTRDQINSIKEIMEHQNVAFTDNLDQDVIAGSIDKSTACIVVFSVREGKIVGKDDFLMAGFEKSSPKEILSAFIKQYYANPRYVPGEILLQDNIHDQQLVEEWLSDIKGSSVEITVPTDGVKFRLVRMVTKNADIIRNQKKQIKNALIDLKKYLKLPTIPHIIEGFDVSNISGKSAVGSMVTFHEALPKKGKYRRYNLKTPGPDDYGMMRELLNRRYKKLIDESDEIPDLILVDGGKGQLNVACEVLKELNLEKIPVMGLAKEFEYIFIPQMEEPIILPPNSESLFLLQRIRDEAHRFAVSYHRQVRSKNIDHSELDEIKGVGLQRKMNLLRHFGDLDTIKKATKDELIQVKGITKTVAQSIYNHFH
- a CDS encoding methanogen output domain 1-containing protein, giving the protein MADTSLLVVEDESIVAMDIKHRAEGLGYNVLGIASSGEEAIEKTEKTRPDLILMDIVLKGKMDGVEAAQIIRDKFDIPVVYLTAYSDEKTLGRAKLTGPFGYIIKPFEDRELHSAVEVALYKHKMDSKLKESEERYRALFESSPDPILLLDTDGKINFMNHRVETLLGIRRKKVIGNSLLTLSKWGFIDEVTVKKYLELIPIILSEGRIDSFEMNIIDKNKDSFYFETYSTLLTSEEKGSIIQLIGHDITSRVEAEKQKVELVREKARVELYGFVVSAVPVFASSIPPQLRNTIIKNFADRFEQNVRPNFYKEMARIGLLNQIKENTEENKTEIFDAYLSWLKELLSNLGIQTKVKTNHSKYKLEFITFPWIDEARKNPIFSLIFRAMIIRSFTWTGLKGNVTQTSSLLEGSKNIQFEFHLPH
- a CDS encoding ATPase domain-containing protein, with product MTLLERIKTGINGLDNLMSGFPKGRSVLITGDAGSGKTIFGLQFAISSCKQGYKTAYITTEEDDEDLERQCRSFNWDTQSLIDKGTLKFIELAGLRAKVTEAEMNIGVDAIKGNFEKLIHEISPDVKVVIIDSMGSHTAKLTPYEFRDRFDLLIYELKQKGITSMIILDSATSREFNELALFSVYGAIKLLKRENPYTGRRERVMDIVKMRSTKTPIEFVAYEINDNGIETVDQMESEEEDF
- a CDS encoding M42 family metallopeptidase; translation: MIKLMKKLSDVPGISGFEEEVRKLITEELKDNVDTIEQDRLGNIIAFKKGDPEYPNVMLAAHMDEIGLMVRHIDKKGFMKFSKIGAINDQMLLNQVVYVYGKKGPILGVIGSKPPHRMKAAERKKITSYEDMFIDIGASSREEASKMVSVGDSVIFKNEFTELPNSLITGKALDNRIGCLIMIETLKRAKSKANIYGVGTVQEEVGLKGAKTSAFKINPDIALALDVTIAGDHPGMKEDEAPAKIGKGPAIILTDASGRGIITHPKIKEWLISASEENKIPVQLEVSEGGTTDATAIHLTREGIPSGVVSVPTRYIHTTVSIASMEDIEETINLLVNALENL
- a CDS encoding 4-phosphopantoate--beta-alanine ligase — protein: MIPKDHPRYQSLLLREKIVIAHQNGILAESGMIAHGRGEAFDYLIGEKTSAPAKKAIKAAAAALLVAENPVLSVNGNTAALASRNMVNLAKTIPAKIEINLFYRTPERVEAVKNVLEKSGAEEILGTEDEDLKHVDNIKSPRSTASPEGIFTADVVLVPLEDGDRAEILVNSGKKIITIDLNPLSRTAQKSSITIVDNIVRAIPLIKKETKKLKNEDPRILKKIIKEFDNKKNLDESLTIITPK